TCCCCAACATGATATCCTGCCAACACACCATTCCTGTTGTCCCCATAACCTATGTCGTCTAGCAACGTTCCCCGCCTGCATCCAGACACCATCGAAGCCGTCAACCAACACGCAGACATCGTCGATATCGTCTCCGAACACGTTGTATTGCGCAAACAGGGGAAAGATTACGCCGGATTGTGCCCGTTTCACGAAGAAAAAACCCCCAGCTTCACCGTTAGCCCCAGCAAACAGATGTTTTACTGCTTCGGCTGCGGCATGGGTGGCAATGCCGTGAAATTTTTGATGGAAACTACCAAACAGTCGTTTGCCGAAGTGGTGCTGGATTTGGCACAACGCTACCAAGTGCCCATCAAAACCCTCGATCCCGAACAGCGACAGGAAATCCAGCGCCAGCTTTCCCAACAAGAAAAATATTACGAGATTATGGCGATCGCGGCTAGCTTTTTCCAACATGCTTTATACCAACCCCAAGGCAAAGCCGCTTTAGACTACCTACAAAACAACCGCCAACTCAGCGAAACCACCATCCAAAAATTCCAACTGGGATATGCCCCCGCCGGCTGGGAAACCCTCTACCGCTATCTCGTAGAACAAAAACGCTTTCCCGTGGAATGGGTGGAGGAAATGGGATTGATTGCCCAGCGCAAATCTGGCAACGGCTACTACGACCGTTTCCGCGATCGCTTAATGATTCCCATCTGCGATGTCAAAGGGCGCGTCATTGCTTTTGGCGGTCGCACCTTGAAAGACGAAGAACCCAAATACCTCAACTCTCCAGAAACCTCCTTATTTCAAAAGGGCAACACCCTGTTTGCCTTGGATAAAGCACGCGGTGCCATTAGCAAACAAGACCGTGCCGTGGTGGTTGAAGGATATTTCGACGCGATCGCCTTACATGCTGCTTCCATAGAAAACGTGGTTGCTTGTTTGGGAACTGCCCTCAGCCAAAACCAACTGTACCAACTGCTGCGTTACACCGAATCCAAACAAGTCATTTTCAACTTCGACGCCGACCGTTCCGGCACCACCGCCGCCCAAAGAGCGATCGGTCAAATTGCCCATTTAGCCTACCAAGGAGACGTGCAGCTGCGCGTGCTGACCATGCCCGACGGCAAAGATGCCGACGAATTTCTCAAATCCCACCAAAGCGCCGAACCCTATCGCCAGTTGCTCGACGAAGCCCCCCTGTGGGTTGACTGGCAAATCCAGCAAATTGTCGCCGACAAAGATTTAAACCAAGCCGACGACTTCCAAACCGCCTCCAATGAATTAGTCAAACTTTTACAAAAAATCACCAACAGCAACGCCCGCACCCATTACATCAGTCAATGCGCCGAACTCCTCAGTCAAGGCGATACCCGTTTGGTTCCTCTGTATGCCGATAATTTACGCCGCCAACTGCGATTTCCCCGCCAGAAATCTTCCTCAAAATCTGCTGATACTGCCGATACTTCTACGCTAGGCGACTGGAAATTT
This Geitlerinema sp. PCC 9228 DNA region includes the following protein-coding sequences:
- the dnaG gene encoding DNA primase; the encoded protein is MSSSNVPRLHPDTIEAVNQHADIVDIVSEHVVLRKQGKDYAGLCPFHEEKTPSFTVSPSKQMFYCFGCGMGGNAVKFLMETTKQSFAEVVLDLAQRYQVPIKTLDPEQRQEIQRQLSQQEKYYEIMAIAASFFQHALYQPQGKAALDYLQNNRQLSETTIQKFQLGYAPAGWETLYRYLVEQKRFPVEWVEEMGLIAQRKSGNGYYDRFRDRLMIPICDVKGRVIAFGGRTLKDEEPKYLNSPETSLFQKGNTLFALDKARGAISKQDRAVVVEGYFDAIALHAASIENVVACLGTALSQNQLYQLLRYTESKQVIFNFDADRSGTTAAQRAIGQIAHLAYQGDVQLRVLTMPDGKDADEFLKSHQSAEPYRQLLDEAPLWVDWQIQQIVADKDLNQADDFQTASNELVKLLQKITNSNARTHYISQCAELLSQGDTRLVPLYADNLRRQLRFPRQKSSSKSADTADTSTLGDWKFLERAEALLLRLYIHCPQARATVLEALQHLDEQGADFSLSHHRFLWQQILSLSEENHDSDTIVEKLQTQCMEFPDKMEQVAHLFYLDENHEIEMQRIPLVVRAASAYIERAMCQKRRRYLLERWQQAIASANHDEAAWVQEQIYTETRRLQELDQQRRVHFDDLLQFS